The Knoellia sp. S7-12 region CCGGACCGGCCGGCATACCGGAGGAGGTCATAGCCCAGGTCGTGCTGGCGGCATGCCGGCGTGAACTCCGCCGGCAACGGGACCGGTGACGAGCACGCGCCCGACGGGTCGCCGAGGAGTCCGTTGGCGACGGTCGGCCGGTAGCCGAAGCGAGTCGAGAAGTCCTGCGGCAGTGCGGCGTTCGCCGCGGCCGGGGGTCGGGAAACGAGTGCGGTGAGGGCTTGCTCGGCCGCGCGGTCCGGCGCCGGCAGCGAAGACGCGGTCGGGGCGAGGGAGAGTCCGGCTGCGGTGGCGAGGCCGGTGACGACGACGACTCGAAGTGCATGGTGTCTCGTGAACATGCGGCAAGGCTCGGAGCCGGGAGCACCTGCGGTCGTCGCCCTCTGGAGCGGTTCGCGGGCAGAACCCGGGGTGGACGGTCGGGCGCGAGTGATACCCGGGAGTGACGCCGGGTTCACTCCGTCGTATGACGACCTGGCGGCGCTCGCTGCCTACTGTTGGGTGCATGGTCGGAGGCAGAGTGATCGGAGCCAGCGGACGCGCAGTCCGCAGGTTGGCGCAACCCCTGTGGCGGGGTGTCAGCGCGCTGACCCGTCACACTGACCTCGCGCTGGGCCTGCTCTCACTCGTCACCTTCGTCATCACCTGGTCGACGATGAGCATCTCCCACGACGTCCCGATCTCGCTCATGCCCGTCCTGGCGCTCTGCGTGGCGTTCCCGGTCGTCCTCCTGCGCCGGGTGCCGTTCGTCGCGTGGGCTGTCGCGGCCGGGACCTCGCTGGTGTGGTGGGCGGTCGTGCCGGCCTACGCGGCCTCACCGATGCCGTGGCCGGTCATGCAGTTCCTCGTGCTCCTCGCGTCGATCGTCGCCGTCGGTTTGTGGAGCCAGTGGCGCGAGATCCCCATCGTCATTGCGGCCACTGGTGTGCTGCTCGTGGTCGCCATGCCCGACGACCTCAAGGCGTGGGCGCTCGGTCAGGCGCTCATCATGGGCGTCGCCCTGCTCGTGCGTTGGCTCGTCATCTCGCGCCGCCAGATAGCGGTGCAGCAGGACGAGGTCGAGACCGAGCGGGCCCGCCGCGCCGTCGTCGAGGAACGCAGTCGCATCGCCCGCGAGCTCCACGACGTCGTGGCGCACCACATGTCGATGATCGTCGTCCAGGCGCAGAGTGCTCCGATCCGTCACGGAATCTCGGATCTCGAGGTGGTGGGGGAGTTCTCGGCCATCGAGGGCTCGGCGCGGCAGGCGCTCACCGAGGTGAGGTCGGTGTTGGGGGTGTTGCGGGACGAACGCGGCCCGGTCGAGACGGCGCCCCTGCCAGATCTCACCCGCCTCCCAGCGCTGGCCAAGGCGTCCAAAGCAGCGGGTATGCCGCTCACCTCCCGTATGCGCCTCGACGCCGCGAAGGTGCCCCCGGGCACGGCTCTCGTGCTCTATCGCGTGGCGCAGGAGTCGCTGGCGAACGCGGCTCGGCACGCGCCCGGCGCCGCCGTCGAGCTCACCCTTGAAGAGGACTCCGGCTGGGCCCGACTCATGATCCGCAACTCACCGCCACCCGCGCACGTTTCCAGGGTCGGCGACCCTGGCGCCGACGCCGACCAGATGCACGGACGCAACGGGGAGAGCGGGGCCGGAGGTCGGGACGAGAACGGTGGGAACGGCATACCCGGCATGTCCGAGCGCGTGCGCGCCGTCGGTGGAACGTTCGAAGCAGAGCCGGTCGGCGAGGGCTTTGTCGTCATCGCGACCGTCCCCTTGACCGGCCGCCCGCAGGTCGCCGGGCTAGGTTGAGCCGCATGATCACAGTGGTCATCGTCGATGATCAGGCGATGGTGCGGCAGGGGCTCGGCGCACTTCTCAACGCACAACCCGACCTCCAGGTCGTCGGCGAGGCTGCCGATGGCGCCGCTGCCGTGCGCGAGGTCGCCCGCCTGCGGCCGGACGTGGTGTTGATGGATGTGCGCATGCCCGAGGTCAATGGCCTTGATGCGGCGGCGACGATCCTCGGGTCACCTAGTCCTGACCGGCCGCACGTGTTGATGTTGACGACGTTCGACGTCGACGACTACGTCTATGAGGCGCTGCGCATCGGTGCGAGCGGGTTCATGCTCAAGGACGCGCCGTCGGAGGAGCTCGCCCGGGCCGTTCGCGTTGTGGCGGCGGGGGATTCGCTTCTTGCGCCGAGTGTGACGAAGCGGCTCATCGCCGAGGTGACCAGGTCGCGGTCGGGCGTCCCCAAGGACTCGCCGCGGCTGCGGGAGCTCACTCCGCGCGAGCTCGAGGTGCTCGAGCTGATTGCGCGTGGCTTCTCCAACATCGAGATCGCGACGAGGCTCTTTGTCGCCGAGCAGACCGTCAAGACGCACGTGTCGAGGGTCTTCACCAAGTTGGGGCTGCGCGACCGGGCTCAGGCCGTGGTGTTCGCCTACGAGCACGGAGTCGTCAGCGCCGGCTGAGCGGCCTACGGTGAGGGCATGGGCTTCCTGACGCGCAAGGTCTCGGCCACGCTCCCGCAGAACCTCACCCGGCTTGCGCTCGGTGCCTTCATGGTCGGCGCCGGCGTCCTGCACCTCACGGTGGCCCGGGACGAGTTCCGGGCGCAGGTGCCCAGCTGGGTTCCGGTCGATGAGGACCTCGTCGTTCTCGGGTCCGGCGTGGCCGAGATCGGACTCGGTCTGGCGCTGCTCACGCTGCCAAAACACCGGCGCCTCACGGGGGTGGCCCTCGCGGGGTTCTTCATCGCGATCTTCCCGGGCAACATCGCGCAGTATGTCGACGGTGTGAGCGCGTTCGGGCTCGACACGGACACCAAGCGACTCGTGCGGCTCGCCTTCCAGCCCCTGCTCGTCGGGGCTGCGCTGTATGCCGCGGGTCTGCCCGAGGGGGGCCTCGCACGTCGCGGTGGCGGCAGCGGTGGCCAGGACGTGGAACTGATCCGGGGGTGAGATCCGGAGCGCATTGTGGCCGGTTGGGGACGGCTCGTTTTGGCTACTGTGGCCCGTCTCGCTGCGCCCTAACCTCGATAGGGGCGGGATTCCTACCACCCGCCGGAGGAGGTTGACCATGAAGGTGGCCAGATGCGCTGCCGCGGCGGCGCTGACCCTGTTGGGAGTCACCGTGGGAGTCGGCAATGCCGACGCGCGCGGTGGCGGTGATACCGAACGCATCGACATCCGGGATGACTGCGATCCAGTCACGTTCAACGCGGCTCTCGGAGAAGGTGCGTGCATTGGCGACGGCGACACGACCGTCGAGGAACTCTTCGAGCGCCTCCAAGATCGTGGATTCCACGGTGCGTGGAGGAACAACCCCGTGCTCACGGATGTCTCGAAAGGAACGAAGCTGAGGCTCGTCAACCGGGGTGGTGAGTTCCACACCTTCACCCCCGTCCAGAGGTTCGGTCCGGGATGTGTGCCGGAGCTGAACGAAGCGGCAGGTCTCGAAGGTGCGCCCGTCATGGACTGCGGTTTCGATACCTTCGTCAACACGGGCATCGATGCGAAGACGTCCCGCGATCTCGCGCCGCTGGGTGTGGGTACACATCGCTTCGAGTGCGCCATCCACCCGTGGATGCACACGACCGTCGAGGTGAAGGCTCACCACTGAGCCGTAACAGCGCTCCGGGTCATACGGCAATGCCCGACGGGCGCCACACGCAACACATGTTCGACGATTGCCGAGCAGTGGTCGGCTGCTCGGCCCTCGAACCGGGGGTAGTACCACTGCGGGAAAGCCGGTGCAGCCTGCGCCCTAGACGTCGCGGTGGGCGAGGTTCTCTCGTTGGACCCGGTTGAGGCCGGCATAGATCATCCACACCGCAGCGACCCAGGTGGCGATGACGAAGTAGCCGTTGGTGGGGAACTGCGTTGCGCCCCAGACCATCCCGCCGATGAGCAGGGTGCCGAGGATGAGGGGGAAGGAGTACCAGATCGCAATGGTCTGCACACTCGGCACGGGGTTGAACGGGCTCGTCGGAGGTCGTCCGCGATAGGCGGCGAGGAGACTGGCGCCGGCGAGGAACAGGGTCGTCATGACGAGCCAGGGGAGGACGGCGCCCACGTCGGCGCCGACGGCGACTCCCGTGATGCTGCCGACCGCCACCGTGGTGATGAGGTGGGTCGCGCCGGGGACGAGCAGGTGGGCAGCAGCCGCGCGCACCGGTGGGGCGCCGAAGAGGGGAGGCGTCCCGACGGTGTCGGCCTCGAGGCGCAGCCCCTCCGACAGGGCGCCGAAGCCCAAGTGGCTGACGAGGGCTGCGACGAAGCCGACCAGTGGGGGCACGGCAGAACTGCCCAGGGTCGCCCCGAGTGCGGCGGCGGCTGCGGCACAGAGCAGCAGTCCCACGAGTCCGGCTGCAGGCGAACGCCGAAGTCCCAGAACGTCCCTCGCGACCAACGTCATGATCGGACCGCGGTGTCGCAGACGCAGGCCGCGACCGCGGGTGATCGGTCGGGCGGCCTCGAGACGGACAGCGCGCAGGTCTCCGGAGTGGACGCCGCCGACGATGCGGTTGGAGCGGGCCGACTGGGTGCGCAGGTCGTGGACCCCGAGGCGTCGCACCTCACGCACCCACGGCGACGCGTCGGCGAACGCGGCAGGCAGAGGCGCTGAGTCAACGGTCGAGCCGGAGCGGCTCTGCCCGAGGAGCCACGCGACGCCGGCGAGGAGTCCGACGAACAACCCCACGACGAGGGCGACCGGCAGGATCCACAACCCCGCAGCGCGGGCGCCGGCGAAGGCCGCACCCACGAGCAGGCCGGACAGCGCTCCCGCGAACAGTGCTGCAAACAGGGAGTATCCGAACCAGGGCCGCAAACTCGCCCACCGGTCGATGGACGATGCAACGACTTGGTCGATCCAGGGCACGGGAGCCACGATCGGTCCTCGCACCCGCCCGGCCTCTCGTGCCGCAGCAGCCACTGATCCAACGACCACGATCAGGACGAGTGCCGACCACGGTGAGCGCAGTGATGAGGCCATGGCCTCGCGATCCGCCGCGATGACGAGGGCGCGCAGCAGCGGGAAGCCGTAGAGGCCGACCAGGATGACGGCGACGTACGCGGCATACGCAACTTCTTTGCGGGCCGGATTGCCGCCCGGCCCGTGGAGGACGTGGACGGCGTCATCGAGGCGCTCGGCGTCCGTCATGCCACTCATGCGCGTCAGCCTTCGGCGGCGACGAGGTCGACGACCTGATCGGCGGCCTGCCCGGTGACCCGCTCGGTGATGACCGGGTCGTGGCAGGCGAGAACGACGGTCGTGCCCGCGTCGCGGCGGGCGGCGAGCAGGTCGGCGACGAGGACGCGCTTGCTCGTGTCGAGTCGCTGCTCCGGTTCGTCGAGGACGAGCACCTCGCACGGTCGGAAGAGCGTGA contains the following coding sequences:
- a CDS encoding histidine kinase, whose translation is MVGGRVIGASGRAVRRLAQPLWRGVSALTRHTDLALGLLSLVTFVITWSTMSISHDVPISLMPVLALCVAFPVVLLRRVPFVAWAVAAGTSLVWWAVVPAYAASPMPWPVMQFLVLLASIVAVGLWSQWREIPIVIAATGVLLVVAMPDDLKAWALGQALIMGVALLVRWLVISRRQIAVQQDEVETERARRAVVEERSRIARELHDVVAHHMSMIVVQAQSAPIRHGISDLEVVGEFSAIEGSARQALTEVRSVLGVLRDERGPVETAPLPDLTRLPALAKASKAAGMPLTSRMRLDAAKVPPGTALVLYRVAQESLANAARHAPGAAVELTLEEDSGWARLMIRNSPPPAHVSRVGDPGADADQMHGRNGESGAGGRDENGGNGIPGMSERVRAVGGTFEAEPVGEGFVVIATVPLTGRPQVAGLG
- a CDS encoding response regulator transcription factor codes for the protein MITVVIVDDQAMVRQGLGALLNAQPDLQVVGEAADGAAAVREVARLRPDVVLMDVRMPEVNGLDAAATILGSPSPDRPHVLMLTTFDVDDYVYEALRIGASGFMLKDAPSEELARAVRVVAAGDSLLAPSVTKRLIAEVTRSRSGVPKDSPRLRELTPRELEVLELIARGFSNIEIATRLFVAEQTVKTHVSRVFTKLGLRDRAQAVVFAYEHGVVSAG